The DNA region CGATGGCTATCCGTTCCTGTGCGCACGTATCGAACCAATAGAAACGCATGATCAGGTTACCAAGGATCTTTCAGCGCACGGCCACATCTTGAAGCAGAAGGCTCTTGAGGCTTTGCACCTGCTACCACACGCTCCAGAAGATTTGGTGATGGGCATTCAGGGCATTGAGCACCCTGCCTTCCTCGCCGACGTAATCGCGAGTTATCTCGATCTGAAGCCGGAAGAAAAGCAGGATATCCTCGAAACCCTTGAGCTTAAGTCTCGTATCGATAAAGTCATGACCTTCGTTGGCCATCGGCTTGAGGTGTTGCGCCTCTCCAAAGAGATTAGCCAGCAAACCCAGGAAAAGGTGGATGAGCACCACCGCAAGTATCTCTTGCGTGAGCAGATGAAAACGATCCGCAAGGAGTTGGGCGAAACCGAAGATCGTTCCGAGGAAATCCGTGAACTTAGCGAGGCGATTGAAAAGGCCGGGATGTCCGAGGAAGCCGAGCAGGCGGCGCGCAAAGAATTAAAAAAACTTGAACGCATGCCCGAGGGCGCGAGTGAATACTCCATGGCGCGAACCTACCTCGACTGGTTGATTGAGTTGCCATGGTCGGTGGTTGACCCAATACTTACCGATATTGGAGAAGCACGGCGGATTCTCGATCACGACCATTATGGACTCGATAAGGTCAAGCGCCGCATTCTTGAATTTCTCGCGGTGCGTAAGCTCAGGCCCGAAGGCAAGAGTCCGATTCTCTGCTTTGTCGGCCCACCGGGAGTCGGCAAGACTTCACTCGGCCAGAGTATCGCACGCGCTACGGGCCGCAAATTCGCGCGCCTCAGCCTTGGTGGTAGCCACGATGAGGCTGATATCCGTGGACATCGTCGGACTTATATCGGGGCGCTACCGGGCAACATCCTTCAGGCGGTGCGTCGCGCCGGTACTCGCAATGCTGTGATCATGCTCGACGAGATGGACAAGCTCGGTAACAGCGGATTTCACGGTGATCCGTCCGCCGCACTGCTTGAAGTGCTCGATCCGGAGCAAAATTCGACTTTCCGTGATAACTACCTTGGTGTCTCTTTCAATCTCGCCGAGATTATCTTCATCGCCACCGCTAACATGTTGGATACGGTGCCGGGAGCGCTCAAGGACCGCCTGGAGGTGCTCCATTTGCCTGGTTATACCGAAGAGGAAAAAGTCCAGATCGCGCTCCGTTATTTAATCGACCGCCAACTCGACGCCAACGGACTGACTACGCACAACGACCCACCTACCAAGCTCTGTACGCTGACTGAAAGCGCAGTACGCCGGATCATCCACGATTACACCCGCGAGGCCGGCTGCCGTAATCTAGAACGGGAAATTGGCGCAGTATTCCGCCATGTCGCCATGAAGATTGCCGAAGACAACGTGACCGAAAACCTCGTGATCGATGCTGAAGATCTACATCCCATCCTGGGACCCACCAAGTTTGAAAACGAGGTGGCAATGCGCAC from Gammaproteobacteria bacterium includes:
- the lon gene encoding Lon protease encodes the protein MLKIKGLFMMPTISQILIALPQESLSTVDTDHSPPHANGHGRPLPEDAMLIMPVRNIVLFPGIILPLVINRPRSIAAAQEAVRSDRPIGILLQREPEVDDPINPNLHQIGTIAMVLRYLTGPNNAHHIICQGQKRFQIIEYLDGYPFLCARIEPIETHDQVTKDLSAHGHILKQKALEALHLLPHAPEDLVMGIQGIEHPAFLADVIASYLDLKPEEKQDILETLELKSRIDKVMTFVGHRLEVLRLSKEISQQTQEKVDEHHRKYLLREQMKTIRKELGETEDRSEEIRELSEAIEKAGMSEEAEQAARKELKKLERMPEGASEYSMARTYLDWLIELPWSVVDPILTDIGEARRILDHDHYGLDKVKRRILEFLAVRKLRPEGKSPILCFVGPPGVGKTSLGQSIARATGRKFARLSLGGSHDEADIRGHRRTYIGALPGNILQAVRRAGTRNAVIMLDEMDKLGNSGFHGDPSAALLEVLDPEQNSTFRDNYLGVSFNLAEIIFIATANMLDTVPGALKDRLEVLHLPGYTEEEKVQIALRYLIDRQLDANGLTTHNDPPTKLCTLTESAVRRIIHDYTREAGCRNLEREIGAVFRHVAMKIAEDNVTENLVIDAEDLHPILGPTKFENEVAMRTSVSGVATGLAWTPAGGDILFIEATRMPGKDSLILTGQLGDVMKESARAALSLVKTRVQELALTEDIFEKTDIHIHVPAGAIPKDGPSAGVAIFIALVSLMTGRVCRNDLAMTGEISLRGQVLPVGGIKEKVVAAVRAGITTVMLPARNRKEFEEIPEEARNRLTFHWIDDANQAIEIAFATGKG